A region of Desulfovibrio desulfuricans DSM 642 DNA encodes the following proteins:
- a CDS encoding ABC transporter permease yields MALLTKELIQMKRDRATFSMLLSVPLMEILLFGYAINADPKHLPTLVVDGDQSVMSRSFVSSLEVSGYFLITNRNATEAESQRALANGSTQFVINIPVDFSRKVARGERPEVLVEADATDPSATSAAIAALSGLAAKAINADLTGPLSELKQGSPPYSLLVHRKYNEENESAFSVVPGILGVVLSSTMIMMTSIAMTRERERGTLESLLVAPIRPLEMMLGKISPYILIGFGQILVILTAAKVLFHVPMMGSMALLFLVCVVFICANLALGFIFSSIAKNQMQANQASSGFLLPSIILSGFMFPYRGMPDWAQWLGEILPVTHFLRIVRGILLKGNTLADIWVDFGALVLILAVVCTLSIRCYRRTLD; encoded by the coding sequence GTGGCTTTGCTGACTAAGGAACTGATCCAGATGAAGCGCGACCGGGCAACGTTTTCCATGTTGCTCAGCGTGCCGCTTATGGAAATTCTTCTGTTTGGCTATGCGATCAATGCCGACCCAAAGCATCTGCCCACCCTTGTGGTTGATGGTGATCAGTCGGTTATGAGCCGTTCGTTTGTAAGTTCCCTGGAAGTATCGGGCTATTTTTTGATCACCAACCGCAATGCAACGGAAGCTGAGTCGCAGCGGGCGCTGGCCAACGGTTCCACCCAGTTTGTCATCAATATTCCCGTAGATTTTTCACGAAAGGTTGCCAGGGGCGAACGCCCCGAGGTGCTGGTCGAGGCTGACGCAACCGATCCTTCCGCCACTTCCGCCGCCATAGCTGCCCTGTCCGGGCTTGCGGCAAAAGCCATAAATGCGGATCTCACCGGGCCGCTTTCTGAATTGAAGCAGGGGAGCCCGCCGTACTCGTTGCTGGTGCACCGCAAGTATAACGAAGAAAACGAATCGGCGTTCAGCGTGGTTCCCGGTATCCTTGGCGTGGTGCTTTCATCAACTATGATCATGATGACTTCCATAGCCATGACCCGCGAACGTGAACGTGGAACCCTGGAAAGTCTGCTGGTGGCCCCCATTCGGCCCCTAGAGATGATGCTTGGCAAGATTTCGCCCTACATTCTTATCGGATTCGGTCAGATACTGGTTATTCTTACCGCTGCAAAGGTTCTTTTCCATGTGCCAATGATGGGTTCCATGGCTTTGCTGTTTCTGGTGTGCGTGGTTTTTATCTGCGCAAATCTGGCACTTGGATTCATTTTTTCATCCATTGCCAAAAACCAGATGCAGGCCAATCAGGCTTCTTCGGGTTTTCTGCTGCCGTCCATCATATTGTCTGGGTTTATGTTTCCGTATCGGGGTATGCCAGATTGGGCGCAATGGCTTGGTGAAATATTGCCGGTAACGCATTTTTTGCGGATTGTGCGCGGGATTCTTCTTAAGGGTAACACCCTTGCTGATATCTGGGTGGATTTTGGCGCGTTAGTGCTGATTCTGGCAGTTGTCTGCACGCTGTCCATCCGCTGCTACCGCCGTACGCTGGATTAG